The Centropristis striata isolate RG_2023a ecotype Rhode Island chromosome 1, C.striata_1.0, whole genome shotgun sequence nucleotide sequence AACACTTTCCCTGAACATTTAGTGAATTCAAACAACTCGGCTGCCACTTAGATACTTCCTAAGTATAAAGCATCCCTGGGTTTTGATGCACAAGCTTAAAAACAAGGGTAAAATCTCAATACGCTAAAAAGAAGCACTGAGTTAATGACGAAGAAGCGTCTTGTTGCCTCTAACCTTTGTGAactttcatgtgtgttttaagaTTTCCACTCTGCGTGAATCCTCGTCCACATATGAAGCACTTGTATGGTCTTTTTCCTGAGTGAATCACAAGGTGTCGCTTCAGATCGGCGTTGTGGGAGAAACCTTTCCTGCAGGTCGGACAGTCGTAGGTCTTCTTTAGTCTGCGAGGCCCCTGGCATTGTTTTGGCCCCTCAGATGGCTTTTTCTGAGACTGTTCATGGGAGCTGCTGTGTTCAGGTTCTGGCCCTCTTACAATTtcttctgaaaagaaaaaaaacacaaagtagtGTACATATGTTTATACAAATATGatctgcattaaaataaaataaaaaaaatcagtgcctAGAATGTATTCCATATTATGGTGTCTATATTAATACATTGCTGTAAatctacagtaaatgtttcaagatataaatatcacaaaaccatgcagaaatgttttgttgaaaaatagcatttttttccccccaaataaCAGAGCCGACTGCTTTTTTGCTTTGAGCAGCACTGACATCTGTCATttctaaaaaggaaaaaataagcCCTGCACAACTTGACAATTCAGAAAAtatattgttctttttgtgaACAGACCCCTTAAAAATCAGAAGCACATTTAATCATCACTATAACAGTACTGTTCACAGTCGAAATCTCCAGGTTTAAGACCTTTTTGCCTCCCTGACTTTTGGTACTAATACTAGGAAACCTAACTATCTTCAGATTCAACCTACCAGCAGACTTTCGCTCCAAAAGCAAAGTATCTGAGCTGATAGGAGCACTGCCCGTCTCCACTGCACCCGGAGCTTCTGCAGTTTCCTTGTCTTCAGCTAACCATTCGTGCATATCGTCCTCTTCTTTCAGCTGGTCCTTCGGGAGAAAATTATTATCACACCGAACATGAAAAAGCATCTTGTTTGTAACAAATTTGCACTGCAACCATGTACGTGCATGTATTCATGTCTTTATGCAATCACACccaaaaaaacctcacaaaaaCTTGACATTAATGCCAGATTTTGGCCTACTAAGGCCTTCTAGCCGCGGGTTAACCCtcttgttatgtttgtttctaaggaacagcaataatatccctgggtcaatttgacagtgtttaattatccaaaagtgtcagaaaccaaaaaattccaataaacacagtttatatttcattattaactccattactaaccatttaaatcaatatttagtgcaattgTGTTCTTAACCCCTAACATATAAtagttcaatgaggataattcactcatttttcattaaaaaaaattttgaaaagtttttttatgtacattggatgttttgatgatgttgataaattaacacaacaaacttcttctgttcagggtcaaattgacccactgACTTATAATCTTAAAATACATTATGTGCAATGAACCATTTACAttgtatatgttgattacactaattaagccaagcagaagaagtttcatcctaaaaaaatacttttaactatttttttctttttttttagatttctaaactttgaaatgggtcaatttgacccgaaACATAAAAGGAGGGTTAAAAGAGTGAAAGAAagctaaatgtgttttattggaCATATCAAAGCCTACTATAAGGGTAGCGTAGTAGCAGATTCACTAAGTTATTGTATTGCTCCAGAATAAAAGGTTAAAGTTTGAGATGTGCAAGTATTTATCATCATACAACTACACATGATATAAATTGAATGCTATGTttacaaatttaaaagacaACACAATAACAGCACTGTAAAATAAGTATCAAGCCACTCAGTGATGGATTAGTGGATTTGACCTTTACCTGGCGTGGTCCAGGTGCTTGGCACTCAGCAGAGGTAACAGGGTCCTTGGGAGTGCATATGGGGATGGGAAGCATCTCAGCCAGCAGCTTGAAGTTCATATGATTGGCAATAGAGGCTGATTGGCCAATGACCTCGTTTTCATTCAGGGCCTCGAGCTTCTCAGGCATCTCAAGTGCCTCAGGTGCATCTGTGCCAGTTGGACCCACATCTGAGGCATCACGCACAGTGTCCTCCGCACTGACATGTGGAAGAACATCCAAGGAAACGCTAGAGCGAAGAGCACCACGAGTTCTGTTGggggaaaaagacaaaacactatCAAATGGCCATATCACTGACAGACATACAGGATAACTGGTATGTACATGTAACTCAGTGAATGTGAAGAGCTCTTGTGTCacaaatacagacaaaaaaaagacaatagatgtcaaatcaatcaaaaaatcaaaatcaaaattactttattcatccccaagggggAATTCAGTTAgtatagatagatgatagatcgTTACACACAGcataaaaaaaggtgtttgtaACGCACCGAACACACAAAGGGGTGGTGCAGTCGTCAGCACTGTCCTCACTGTCGACTTCCCAGTCCTCCTCCAAAGACGAGTCAGATTCTGCCTCTTCAGTGGGGGACAAGGTGTCCTCTGGCCAGTCATTGCTATAGGCAGGACAAAAACAGAAAGTAATATTATCTTGAGACTATTTCAAGTCTAAtgtcaatattattattaataataataataataataatatctgaaacgaaaaagagaataaactattcaataaaataaataaaaatgctatttctactgataataataatgttattattaagataaacaaaatattctaaaaatagaaatgttctgTGATGTAACACCTCCCACCCCCTCCTACTCCTGTCACACCCTGGAGATCAGACGGCCTGTCAACGACCTCGAGTGGCCACAATTGGACGAtatgacaacaaaaacatgaggattctttcatttttaaagaacattttaaacCCATCTACcttttcatatattttgttCGAAACTGAAGCAATGTAACAGTTATTTTTACTATGCACTATTTGTAgtttgcacattaaaaaaatatttttctgcaatGATTCCTTCATATCGGGGCGGAGGCCTTTCGTCTGTTGCTTAgttcccccccccccacacacacatttgtttgttcgttgattcatttgttttgttttgtgtggagCCAAGCAAACCCTTATAGTAATCAAAGCCTTCAGTATATACATGACAACATTCAGATGCTGACTGCACATCTCAAATTGAGACCAGAATAAAGCTAAATTTGTCACTGGTAAAGAAAAAATACCTTGCATCAAGTGCTGAATCTTCATTGCTGTTGGAATCCAGATCTTCATCAAGTGTAACAGAGAATTCATCATCTCTGAAAATTAGGAAATCAGGTTCAAATTTCAAAGCaccaaagaaagagaagagaggaaagagagggcATGTGTCTTGTGAGTTCAGCTGGTTTCCCCAATGGCTCAAAGTAGGGATAATAATGAATAGGGCTATTCAGGCTAATTCTGATTTCACATAATAGAAACAAAAACGAGTTCAGACTCACCGGTCAGAGAGAGATCCAGCAGAAATGCAAGATGCTGCTGAGTCTGGTAGTCTGGCTACCTGTCTGACCTTCTGCGGGGTAGACATATCCCTAATCTTCTCATAACTGCAAGACACAAGTATACAATATCATTATACGGTTTAGGTATCTAGGCAggcaaaccatagactgtaacgAGTAACAGATTACAaaactcacagttcagatcagtgTCAtgcttttgatttgttttggttCTGTTCCTAGCGCAAGAGGcgacatacttttttttacaggtttttgaAATTATCTACACTGGctgttttttattcactttactTTATTgtactttaatttgtttttatattgttgtttttattatatatattttatttaaacattggaTGGACATCTTGGGTTTGCttgaatttttttgtatttgaccAAATAAATTGAAGCAAACATAtatactattttctttttttttgctgaacctttatttttatgatcTGTTGCACCTACAGTCTATAacagactgtaaaaaatatcgATGTAGTCTtatatatcttatatcttaTATTGTGGCAGACTTTGTGATATTAGCAAATACCTTATAGTTCAACTAATTGGTATAATATCAAATTTGAGATTTACACcactactaaccctaaccctaacccacagAAAATCGTTCTTTGAAAAATACTCAAACTGATTAATTGCTTTGCAAAATAGatgtataataatttaatagttGACAAATAATCAAGTAATTGATTTATCTTTGCGGTACTACTAATCAATGACAGAAATTCAGAGCCACCTAAAAAGATAATACTTACCCTGATTTGTGTGGTTTAGGTTGGTCAGCTAGCAGCTTACCTGTCCAGGAGAAGAATGGCGAGCTCAGAATCCAACTTAAGACCGATGCAATCACGGagatctctccatctctgaaagGCTTCTCCGATGTTGATACGTGTTTTATTGCGTTTATTGTCAGACTCTCTTTTAGCTTCTCTTTTCAGTGAGACCGTCTTCCTTCTCTTGGCTTGCTTTGCAGTGTAGGCAGTCTTTGCCAAGGCTGGAATGGCAACTTTTGTTGAAGGATTTTCCGCCATTGAATCAGGCTTTCACCGTCTGAAGGGAgggacatgcacacacatctgCGTTTGTAGAACAGCCAACTAGAACGCCCTCCCATCACAGGCTACATTTTTCTGTCTGAAAACAGAGGCAAGAGGACGAATGTTTTGGTCAAtagcaacaataacaaaaagtaAGTAACAGATGAAAAGGTAATAACAGATGATTTTAGGCATATACTACAGTGCCCTGCAACTTCTCACTGCAAACACTATTGTAATAATCATTTTGAGAATTGATTAATTTACTATAAAACATTTGTCAATAATGAAGTTATTAAAcatatgaatgtatttatttctgagTAATTCGGGATTTATGTTGATTGTCTTTCATTTCTTTGATAAGATTTATTTACAGGAAAGTGGTTATTCTTTTCTTAGGGGAAATGTGTTTGATCTCACAACTTGTGTCTTTAcaacattcattgttttactCATGAGAGGAAAATGTGCACCTGTTAACTGTGCCTACATCCATTTATTTGAGCTCAGCTATAAAGTATGTACATATCACCAGTGTATATGTTTTTAATAAGACATGCATTATTATGTTAAAGGCCTGTTGTGTCACAatggtttgtcatttttaaaatatgggtCCCCAGAAAAAAGTCTAAGAACAGTTATCTAGAGTGCCTTATAAACCTTTGTAAAGTGTACATATCCTTTTCCCAGTTCttacttttttctgtaaaaaattgCCAATTGTTAATTTTAAGATTATTGCATAACAAGGAGGAAAAAATCTGAGCCAAGAAGCGGTGCAGTGGTCTAGTTTTCTCTCATATCACTGGCATTACAATATTGTGAAAGACATTTTTGCCAAATGACACCTTAAAAACACCCTACCCAAGCTTCAATGcatgagtaataataataacataataaaatataatataatatagtagtGTAACAGTCACAGGGATTGCTTTTCAGCATTATACACTTAACGTTTacttacatacatgtatcagTTAATTATAGCTAAAGTAACATTTccaatgcaggatttttacttgtaagagagtatttctacattgtggttttattacttttacttaatacTTCGTCCACCTGTGTAAATTAGCTGTTTAACTCCACTCCTCACTCAGACCGTAAACATGAGAAGTTAACGACGCAGCTCAAACTGTAACTGGACCGTTAGCTAACGGCTAGCTAGTATGTAGCACTAAAAATGCTGTTGTGGGCACATTAATAACACTCACATCATTTATAGTGCCATGTAATCACCACATTAGCTTAAACTCACATCTCCGAGTGTCAGCATCACCACAgcgcatattaaaaaaaatattttatgtattttcacaCGCAGCGATACTACAAAAACAGACGCTAGTAGAGAACTAGCCAGCTAGGTCCAGGGTTCTTCTTCGTCTTATTTTATTGCGGTTTGCATCCAGCAAATTGGTGCATTGCCGCCACCTTCTCCTATGGAGTGTGGTTCTGGCATAGTTGGGATACTGTTACAGCCTTGTATTAAccctggttaaaaaaaaactaaatatcaaTAGCCATCTGGTGACTGGGAATCATCACTGTTGCCCCTTTTTCCGATGATACCAGATCCTGTCAGTAAAAAGCTGGAAATGATCACTGTAGTTTCTATCCCTATGACTGTAATATTCCTTAATCTGCAGTTTTATTCATGTGCCTAGTGTTCAGTAGCTCCATACCCACACAGGCATTTTGCAACATCCAGTCTGGTCTCAGAAGCCGCAAGACAGTTGgacaaaattacatttcatgTACTTCAATTTGTTCCAACAGTTTGTAAAGGTTTGTTTGCAATTTGACATTGTagtctttttttcatctaatTGCATCTGTTGTGGATTATAACACAagataaacaacattttttaaaaatccaagtGAGTAAATGCATTCTAAATGTAGTATTAAGCCATATTTTTGCAAAACAGAATTTCAAGTTGAGCACAGCTGCTGCTCTGAGTAATCGACCAACTTTCAAGACGACAGCAGATGAGTGTTTGACactgaaatattttatatagaTTATCACTTTAAGAACACGTTAGTTATTCATATAGATCGGTGGAATTTGTGTGCAGTATGTTGTGCTATCATAATACCAAGTGCCACAGGAGTGTGAatgtattttaccataaatttcAATTTAGGCGAGGcgattaaatgtaaaaaaaaaacccagacatGTTTCTTAAAAATTTCTGTATTCCATTGACatggattttaaaataacaaggATATTgtgcataattttttttaacattaagtaTTAGTATTTGGCATGCAGGATACAAAGGCACTCAAATTGTACAGATGGGCTACTGGAGAAgagtaaacataaaaacatgggtACAAAACATGATTACGAGAAAGACAACACAGTAAGCTTCCCAATTATTTGTGGCCACGCCACATCAACTCTGTAGCGCATATTTTCAGACACAGTTATCGTCTCCGCTGTAGGTGGGAGGAATGGAAAGGAAGAAGAACAGGAATAAAGCGCAATTTACTGTAATATCTTCAAACACAGTCAACAACAAAATATGCATCAATAGATCAACCGTTAGATGTCCAGCCGAGCCTGCTGCTTCGGTCTACCGAGCTGTCTGGTTGGCCCGATGCGTTTTCCAGCATGAGTGCGCTGGTGCTGCCGCAGACCCTGGCGGTAGATGAAGCTTTTCCCGCACTCTGAGCACTCATAGGGTCTCTCGCCAGTGTGAAGCCTGTGGTGCACCTTTAGTTCCTCAGCTCTTGAGTAGCCTTttccacacacactacacatgaAAGGTCTGTCTTTAATGTGGGTCTGGTAATGTGCTGTTAGGTATGAGTTTATACGAAATGTCTTCCCACAGATGGAACAAGCGAACGGCCTTTCCCCGGAGTGCTGCAGCTCATGCAGCTTGAGAGAGGAAGCGGTGTGGAAGCCTCTGCCGCATTGAGAGCAGAGGTACGGTTTCTCCCCAGTATGGATGCGTTGGTGAATTTGTATGTAGCTTTCATTGATAAACTTCTTGCCACAGTCGGGACACGAGTAGGGCTTCTCCTTGACGTGGGTTTTCATATGTTCTTCaagcttttctttttcattgAACTGAATGCCACAGCGGCGGCAGAAGAGAAGGTCTGACGCGCTGTGCTCTACTGCATCTGATTCGCCGGCTGTTTCTGCGTGCGTGGTGATGTGGTGTGCTTGTAAAGCTGAATGACTCTCACACTCTTTTCCACATTCCAGGCAACGGAGGAATGATCTGATTTTGGACTCCCCCGGTAGAGACTTTAAGTATTCAGAGAGTTCTGTCTCTTTGGGGTTCACCTCATCCTCAAAATCCACAGCGCCCTTACGACCTtcacagagaggaaaggagacacGAAAAGGAGAATGTTTGTACTCCTGCTTCAACTTAATTTTATTGATATAGTACCTTTCATACAAACATGCAGCCCATAGAGATTTTAAGAGCAAAATTGaaaaatttaaatacataaaaatatatttgcaatagtaaaaataataatgtaaaaaacaatgtaataataataataataaatcaatagaataaaacaaaacaaacactgaaaaaaataaaatgaataaaatatgcaagattaaaaataaataaataaataaaaacaatgactcAAATATGTATCAGTTCTTGTGACACTGTGCACAATGATGCAGGAGGGAAAAGgcagataattaaataatttattttgtttttaatagttaCATTTATACAAAGACAACAATAAAAGTGCAAATATTCTAGGAGATCATTAAAAATTATTAAGTGGAATCCCATCTCACCAAAGTGGACTTTGTAGTGCGTTTTGAGATTTCCTTTCTGGTTGAAACCCCGACCACAGATGGAGCAACAgtaaggtttctctcccgtGTGGATCAGCTCGTGCCGCTCCAGCTTGTAGGCGTGAGGGAATTCTTTGCCGCACACTGAGCAGTGGTACTCCATCTTCTCTTTGGGCTTCTTCAGGAGCTCAGGAGGTATTTCTATTGGAACACGAATCATCTTTCTGCCAGGGCGTTTCTTCACTGTGTGGGGAAAAATTACATGTTTCGGCTGTTATTCTAATGCTTACAAAATGACCTTATACATTTCTCAACACCCAATAACAATCATTTTCTGGtagtttttttattaagttaatCTTAAGTTATTAAGTTTAAATGActaatgttaatttgtttgttgCAATAACTTCCTCAGCTCTTCAAGTAGTCTTTCTTTTTAAGTGCTAAAGACTTAATAGCACTGGCTTGTAActcactcacaaacacaaacaaattttACAAtaactaataacattaacaattTAGCTAAACTGTATACATTAGAATGGTGGATTTCCAGTCTAAATGAACTAATTAAATCATAAGCAACAATAATTAAACAatattaatactttattatGGGTAATTGGCAATATTCAACCACTGCTTTGGACAGGGGAAGACCGAATGGACATGACAACAATCAAATTGATGAATGTGTCGTGAATGATCAGGTTTAGGGAAGgcaacaaaataattattaaacaaGCTTGCAAACAAACGTTCCTTTAACAAGATTAACCTATACTCACTTTAAACTTTTAATCCAAAAACACCTCAAATTGCATTGACATCAATCTccagttttctctcttttttgtggACCATTTTATTTCCTCTTACCAGTAGAAACATCCAtgtttcctccttctccttcagaAGATTGTTTGgtatcttttcttcttctgtaaGGTCGTTTTGCTGGTGGAGAAAAAATAAGTTATtcaatgaatatgaatatgggTTGGGTATCAAGAACTGGTTCCATATTGGATTGGTGTATATTGTTTATAATATGGCAAATCAGAGC carries:
- the LOC131974554 gene encoding zinc finger protein 436-like isoform X3, with translation MAENPSTKVAIPALAKTAYTAKQAKRRKTVSLKREAKRESDNKRNKTRINIGEAFQRWRDLRDCIGLKLDSELAILLLDSYEKIRDMSTPQKVRQVARLPDSAASCISAGSLSDRDDEFSVTLDEDLDSNSNEDSALDASNDWPEDTLSPTEEAESDSSLEEDWEVDSEDSADDCTTPLCVRTRGALRSSVSLDVLPHVSAEDTVRDASDVGPTGTDAPEALEMPEKLEALNENEVIGQSASIANHMNFKLLAEMLPIPICTPKDPVTSAECQAPGPRQLKEEDDMHEWLAEDKETAEAPGAVETGSAPISSDTLLLERKSAEEIVRGPEPEHSSSHEQSQKKPSEGPKQCQGPRRLKKTYDCPTCRKGFSHNADLKRHLVIHSGKRPYKCFICGRGFTQSGNLKTHMKVHKEELPVWTLVKEKSPPKESPVTVNVCGECGMDFPQKQQLEEHRQSHKKPYACPVCGKTFKHENYLKIHHRIHSGDSPFLCSECGKSCVTAGALKQHEWTHTGEKNYHCDQCGKAFSQSSHLKVHLKTHTGERPHLCSICGKSYSKACGLKVHLRVHTGEKPYNCEKCGKCFYYLQNYQKHLKIHNKKPKPPTKPLGRPKQQLLDANDQ
- the LOC131974554 gene encoding zinc finger protein 35-like isoform X2, whose amino-acid sequence is MAENPSTKVAIPALAKTAYTAKQAKRRKTVSLKREAKRESDNKRNKTRINIGEAFQRWRDLRDCIGLKLDSELAILLLDSYEKIRDMSTPQKVRQVARLPDSAASCISAGSLSDRDDEFSVTLDEDLDSNSNEDSALDASNDWPEDTLSPTEEAESDSSLEEDWEVDSEDSADDCTTPLCVRTRGALRSSVSLDVLPHVSAEDTVRDASDVGPTGTDAPEALEMPEKLEALNENEVIGQSASIANHMNFKLLAEMLPIPICTPKDPVTSAECQAPGPRQDQLKEEDDMHEWLAEDKETAEAPGAVETGSAPISSDTLLLERKSAEIVRGPEPEHSSSHEQSQKKPSEGPKQCQGPRRLKKTYDCPTCRKGFSHNADLKRHLVIHSGKRPYKCFICGRGFTQSGNLKTHMKVHKEELPVWTLVKEKSPPKESPVTVNVCGECGMDFPQKQQLEEHRQSHKKPYACPVCGKTFKHENYLKIHHRIHSGDSPFLCSECGKSCVTAGALKQHEWTHTGEKNYHCDQCGKAFSQSSHLKVHLKTHTGERPHLCSICGKSYSKACGLKVHLRVHTGEKPYNCEKCGKCFYYLQNYQKHLKIHNKKPKPPTKPLGRPKQQLLDANDQ
- the LOC131974554 gene encoding zinc finger protein 397-like isoform X1; translation: MAENPSTKVAIPALAKTAYTAKQAKRRKTVSLKREAKRESDNKRNKTRINIGEAFQRWRDLRDCIGLKLDSELAILLLDSYEKIRDMSTPQKVRQVARLPDSAASCISAGSLSDRDDEFSVTLDEDLDSNSNEDSALDASNDWPEDTLSPTEEAESDSSLEEDWEVDSEDSADDCTTPLCVRTRGALRSSVSLDVLPHVSAEDTVRDASDVGPTGTDAPEALEMPEKLEALNENEVIGQSASIANHMNFKLLAEMLPIPICTPKDPVTSAECQAPGPRQDQLKEEDDMHEWLAEDKETAEAPGAVETGSAPISSDTLLLERKSAEEIVRGPEPEHSSSHEQSQKKPSEGPKQCQGPRRLKKTYDCPTCRKGFSHNADLKRHLVIHSGKRPYKCFICGRGFTQSGNLKTHMKVHKEELPVWTLVKEKSPPKESPVTVNVCGECGMDFPQKQQLEEHRQSHKKPYACPVCGKTFKHENYLKIHHRIHSGDSPFLCSECGKSCVTAGALKQHEWTHTGEKNYHCDQCGKAFSQSSHLKVHLKTHTGERPHLCSICGKSYSKACGLKVHLRVHTGEKPYNCEKCGKCFYYLQNYQKHLKIHNKKPKPPTKPLGRPKQQLLDANDQ